One genomic window of Pseudomonas sp. LFM046 includes the following:
- a CDS encoding bifunctional allantoicase/(S)-ureidoglycine aminohydrolase — protein MSKSSYYAPHGGHPAQTELLTDRAMFTEAYAVIPKGVMRDIVTSHLPFWDNMRMWVIARPLSGFAETFSQYIVELAPNGGSDKPEQDPNAEAVLFVVEGELTLTLQGQVHNMQPGGYAFIPPGADYKVRNTSGQHTRFHWIRKHYQKVDGVPLPEAFVTNEQDIQPLVMPDTEGRWSTTRFVDMSDMRHDMHVNIVNFEPGGVIPFAETHVMEHGLYVLEGKAVYRLNQDWVEVEAGDFMWLRAFCPQACYSGGPGRFRYLLYKDVNRHMRLTLNQPH, from the coding sequence ATGTCCAAATCCAGCTACTACGCGCCGCACGGCGGGCACCCGGCACAGACCGAGCTGCTCACCGACCGCGCGATGTTCACCGAAGCCTACGCCGTGATCCCCAAGGGCGTGATGCGTGACATCGTCACCAGCCACCTGCCCTTCTGGGACAACATGCGGATGTGGGTCATCGCCCGCCCGCTGTCCGGCTTCGCCGAGACCTTCTCCCAGTACATCGTCGAGCTCGCCCCCAACGGCGGCAGCGACAAGCCTGAGCAAGACCCGAACGCCGAAGCCGTGCTGTTCGTGGTGGAAGGCGAGCTGACCCTGACCCTGCAGGGCCAGGTCCATAACATGCAGCCGGGTGGCTACGCCTTCATTCCGCCGGGCGCCGACTACAAGGTGCGCAATACCTCCGGCCAGCACACCCGCTTCCACTGGATCCGCAAGCACTACCAGAAAGTGGACGGCGTGCCGCTGCCGGAAGCCTTCGTCACCAACGAGCAGGACATCCAGCCGCTGGTCATGCCGGACACCGAAGGCCGCTGGAGCACCACCCGCTTCGTCGACATGAGTGACATGCGTCATGACATGCACGTCAACATCGTCAACTTCGAGCCGGGCGGCGTGATCCCCTTCGCTGAAACCCACGTGATGGAACACGGCCTGTACGTGCTGGAAGGCAAGGCCGTTTACCGCCTGAACCAGGACTGGGTCGAAGTGGAAGCCGGCGACTTCATGTGGCTCCGCGCTTTCTGCCCGCAGGCCTGCTACTCCGGCGGCCCTGGTCGCTTCCGCTACCTGCTGTACAAGGATGTGAACCGCCACATGCGCCTGACGCTGAATCAGCCGCATTGA
- a CDS encoding LysR family transcriptional regulator: protein MSESDKSNSRLFDLDLLRAIVTVADCGSFTTAATRLHSTQSTISQKIRRLEEMAGHRLLERGNRDVLPTDAGETLLAYARRLLALNDEMAEALSGATVALTVRIGVPDDFASGRTTEQLAAFNRRYPQVKLEVTSGLSRDLSASYDRGELDLVLLKQRQNSREAVACWPEKTRWVDSAKNPCIDLDPVPIVTFPPRGVYRDEMINALESVGRRWHVSFTSSSLSGIQSAIADGMGIGLLPLRAVTADHAVVPKDIGLPSVDVFEVALLHRPAADPMVKALAQVLSRVLAQDTRG from the coding sequence ATGAGTGAAAGTGACAAATCGAATAGCCGCCTGTTCGACCTCGACCTGCTGCGGGCCATCGTCACGGTGGCCGACTGCGGCAGCTTTACCACGGCCGCGACGCGCCTTCACTCCACCCAGTCCACCATCAGCCAGAAGATCCGGCGCCTGGAGGAGATGGCCGGGCATCGGCTGCTGGAGCGTGGCAACCGCGACGTGCTGCCCACCGATGCCGGCGAGACCCTGCTGGCCTACGCACGGCGCCTGCTGGCCTTGAACGACGAGATGGCAGAGGCGCTGTCCGGCGCCACCGTGGCACTGACGGTGCGCATCGGCGTGCCGGACGATTTCGCCAGCGGGCGCACTACGGAGCAATTGGCGGCCTTCAACCGCCGCTACCCACAGGTGAAGCTGGAGGTCACCAGCGGTCTCAGCCGCGACCTCAGCGCCAGCTACGACCGTGGCGAACTCGACCTGGTGCTCCTCAAGCAGCGCCAGAACAGCCGCGAGGCGGTGGCCTGCTGGCCGGAGAAGACGCGCTGGGTGGATAGCGCCAAGAACCCCTGCATCGACCTCGATCCAGTGCCCATCGTCACCTTCCCCCCGCGCGGGGTGTACCGCGACGAGATGATCAACGCCCTGGAGTCGGTGGGCCGGCGCTGGCACGTCAGCTTCACCAGCTCGAGCCTGAGCGGCATCCAGTCGGCCATCGCGGACGGCATGGGCATTGGCCTGCTGCCGCTGCGCGCGGTGACGGCGGACCACGCGGTGGTGCCGAAGGACATCGGCCTGCCCTCGGTGGATGTGTTCGAAGTGGCGCTGCTCCATCGCCCGGCGGCGGACCCGATGGTCAAGGCGCTCGCCCAGGTGCTGTCGCGGGTCCTGGCCCAGGACACGCGCGGCTGA
- a CDS encoding CAP domain-containing protein, whose product MGVMSFVSRLACVSLGLVFATLAVASEETQLIDSINAYRSEVQRCAGQASSELPPLNADPRLILPAGGIGDLQQALSRTAYPLVNVQAINLSGPRDAQAAMKALQESFCQVVLDPQFVDVGVSREGVDWRIVLARPLLAGGLGDWQAEGQKLLQQINTARAQARQCGSQSFQAAGPLTWNATLATAAQDHTRAMANQNFFDHKDRDGRTPGDRAELAGYVGREIGENIAAGLDTASKVVDGWLASPGHCANLMNPQFSELGAAYAVDPKSDAGIYWTALFGAP is encoded by the coding sequence ATGGGCGTCATGTCATTCGTTTCGCGTCTTGCCTGCGTGTCGCTGGGGCTGGTGTTCGCCACCCTCGCCGTGGCCAGCGAGGAAACGCAGTTGATCGATTCGATCAACGCCTACCGCAGTGAAGTGCAGCGCTGTGCGGGCCAGGCCTCCTCCGAGCTGCCGCCGCTGAACGCCGACCCACGCCTGATCCTGCCGGCGGGCGGCATCGGCGACCTGCAACAGGCGCTGTCGCGCACGGCCTATCCGCTGGTGAACGTCCAGGCGATCAATCTCTCCGGCCCGCGTGATGCCCAAGCCGCCATGAAGGCGCTGCAGGAAAGCTTCTGCCAGGTGGTGCTGGACCCGCAGTTCGTCGATGTCGGCGTGAGCCGCGAGGGCGTCGACTGGCGCATCGTGCTGGCGCGGCCGCTGCTGGCAGGCGGCCTGGGCGACTGGCAGGCGGAGGGCCAGAAGCTGCTGCAACAGATCAACACCGCACGCGCCCAGGCGCGCCAGTGCGGCTCCCAATCCTTCCAGGCCGCCGGCCCGCTGACCTGGAACGCCACCCTGGCCACCGCCGCCCAGGACCACACCCGCGCCATGGCCAACCAGAATTTCTTCGATCACAAGGACCGCGACGGCCGCACCCCCGGCGACCGCGCCGAGCTGGCCGGCTATGTGGGCCGCGAGATTGGCGAGAACATCGCAGCCGGCCTGGATACCGCGAGCAAGGTGGTCGACGGCTGGTTGGCCAGCCCGGGCCACTGCGCCAACCTGATGAACCCGCAATTCAGTGAACTGGGTGCGGCCTACGCGGTGGACCCGAAGAGCGATGCGGGTATCTACTGGACGGCCTTGTTCGGCGCGCCGTAG